In one Brevibacillus choshinensis genomic region, the following are encoded:
- a CDS encoding NADPH-dependent FMN reductase, producing MTGKPHIVGISGSLRKGSLNTMLLLNAKGFLPEHYTFTLADISQLPHYNQDLEAELPVSVLQLVELCKSADGFLISSPEYNWSIPGVLKNALDWLSRQAVGTPLASKPAAIMGGTPGGFGTSRGQLHLREQMFALNLDAVGRPEVLVPQLHTKFDEAGQFSDEMGRKLLQQLVDNFVQKVERNVQA from the coding sequence ATGACAGGAAAACCACATATCGTCGGTATTTCTGGAAGTTTGCGTAAAGGCTCTCTGAATACGATGCTGCTTTTGAATGCAAAAGGCTTCTTGCCTGAACATTACACATTCACGCTGGCAGACATTTCACAGCTACCTCACTACAATCAAGATCTCGAAGCAGAACTGCCTGTATCGGTGCTTCAGCTGGTAGAGCTATGTAAATCTGCGGACGGGTTTTTGATCAGCTCTCCAGAGTACAACTGGTCGATTCCAGGTGTTCTGAAAAATGCCCTGGATTGGCTGTCCCGTCAAGCTGTAGGCACACCACTCGCATCGAAACCTGCAGCCATCATGGGAGGAACACCGGGCGGTTTTGGTACTTCCCGCGGACAACTGCATCTGCGTGAGCAAATGTTTGCTCTCAACCTAGACGCGGTAGGTCGCCCAGAGGTTTTGGTTCCTCAGCTTCACACGAAGTTCGACGAGGCTGGTCAGTTTTCCGATGAAATGGGCAGAAAGCTGCTTCAGCAACTGGTAGATAACTTTGTGCAAAAAGTAGAACGCAACGTACAGGCGTAA
- a CDS encoding ABC-F family ATP-binding cassette domain-containing protein: MLLQLNEISKSYGGTPMLSGVSMKIETSERIGLIGVNGAGKSTLLQIIAGELPYDRGDVYLAKGAKIGYLRQNSGLELDNTIGKEMRGVFTDMLQVEKELRELEGQMSDPAWMADAKKYEETMRRYAAKADWFLQNGGYEIEAKIRGILHGMGFGSFSQDTPIHTLSGGQKTRLALAKTLLSEPDLLILDEPTNHLDFETLTWLEGYLRSYPGAILVVSHDRYFLDSLVTVIYELERNEARRYTGNYSKYVIEKEKNREIHAKKYAMQQEQIAKMEEYVERHIVRATSAKSAKNKRKQLDRLERIDKPLGDLKRTKLSFDIGKTSHKEVLQVRDLEICFGESNDRKPLLKNISFQLRRGEKVALIGPNGIGKSTLLKTIIGEFLPDSGEVVWGKEVTTGYYDQEQSSLQLHATILDEVWSHFPQIEEARIRRVLGNFLFSGEDVIKKIASLSGGEKARVALSKLMLAEANVMVLDEPTNHLDLSSKEVLESTLTKYEGTLLFISHDRYFLNKLADKIVELHSDGAIVYEGNYESYVESKKRK, translated from the coding sequence ATGTTACTGCAACTAAATGAAATCAGCAAAAGCTACGGGGGCACGCCGATGCTCTCTGGAGTGTCTATGAAGATTGAAACAAGTGAACGGATTGGTCTGATCGGGGTGAATGGCGCCGGAAAATCTACCCTTCTACAGATCATTGCAGGTGAACTCCCTTATGACCGAGGAGATGTTTATCTCGCAAAGGGCGCAAAAATCGGCTATTTACGCCAAAATAGCGGGCTGGAATTGGACAATACGATTGGAAAAGAAATGCGCGGTGTTTTCACCGATATGCTCCAGGTAGAAAAAGAGTTAAGAGAGCTGGAAGGACAAATGAGCGACCCTGCATGGATGGCGGATGCCAAGAAATATGAAGAAACGATGAGGCGCTACGCTGCAAAAGCGGATTGGTTCTTGCAGAATGGCGGCTATGAAATCGAGGCAAAAATCCGAGGAATTCTCCATGGGATGGGCTTTGGGAGCTTTTCGCAAGATACCCCGATCCATACGCTAAGCGGAGGCCAGAAAACAAGACTGGCACTTGCAAAGACGCTGCTCAGTGAACCGGATCTGCTGATATTGGACGAGCCGACCAATCACTTGGATTTTGAGACTCTGACATGGCTGGAAGGGTATTTACGCTCATATCCCGGCGCGATCCTCGTCGTTTCACACGACCGGTACTTTCTGGACTCGCTCGTCACGGTCATTTATGAACTGGAAAGAAACGAAGCCCGACGCTACACAGGTAATTACTCCAAGTACGTGATCGAGAAGGAGAAAAATCGAGAAATTCACGCTAAGAAGTACGCCATGCAACAAGAACAGATCGCCAAGATGGAGGAATATGTTGAGCGACATATTGTCCGTGCCACCTCTGCGAAAAGCGCAAAAAACAAACGCAAGCAGCTGGATCGATTAGAGAGGATAGACAAGCCTCTCGGGGACTTAAAGCGGACAAAGCTGTCGTTTGATATCGGGAAAACATCTCACAAAGAAGTATTGCAAGTTCGCGATCTCGAGATCTGTTTCGGAGAAAGCAACGATCGCAAACCGTTGCTGAAGAATATTAGTTTTCAACTGCGCCGAGGCGAAAAGGTCGCTCTCATCGGTCCCAACGGTATTGGGAAGTCAACGCTGTTAAAGACTATCATCGGCGAATTCTTGCCGGACAGCGGAGAAGTAGTCTGGGGAAAGGAGGTGACGACCGGATATTACGACCAGGAGCAATCTTCCCTGCAACTCCATGCAACGATTCTGGACGAGGTGTGGAGTCATTTCCCCCAGATCGAAGAGGCTCGGATTCGGAGAGTGCTCGGAAACTTTCTGTTTTCGGGTGAGGATGTAATCAAGAAAATAGCTTCGCTCAGCGGCGGTGAAAAAGCACGTGTCGCGCTGTCCAAGCTCATGCTGGCAGAAGCGAATGTCATGGTGCTGGACGAGCCGACAAACCATCTGGATTTATCCAGTAAGGAAGTTTTGGAGTCCACGCTGACGAAGTATGAAGGCACCCTTCTTTTCATATCCCATGACCGGTATTTCCTTAACAAACTGGCGGACAAAATCGTGGAGCTTCATTCAGATGGCGCTATCGTCTATGAGGGAAATTATGAAAGCTACGTGGAGTCCAAAAAACGAAAGTAG
- a CDS encoding YHYH domain-containing protein: MKYFYRFILACSILVIPFSVADAHPGRTDKNGGHT, from the coding sequence ATGAAATACTTCTATCGTTTCATTTTGGCCTGTTCGATTTTGGTGATCCCTTTCAGCGTAGCGGATGCCCATCCGGGACGGACCGATAAAAACGGGGGACATACTTAA
- a CDS encoding SagB family peptide dehydrogenase translates to MSLEAFLHELHFVTDKAKPVEYEVDWEDAPLSYKLYRGLPAIPLSSEVPLTLEDRVVPAKPDLYELGHFLWYVFGLTQFSQSGMELDPLGNVYGPPMQSSRRFVPSGGGLYPSELYVYLKTEQSCGIYHYDVAHHRLVLLREGNFDSYVARALGNRCDISRCFATVFVSTMYWKNYFKYHNFAYRLQGLDAGVVIGQLLEVAKRFGYEAGVYFQFLDQAVHHLLGVSEQEEGVYAVIPLSVEPGIEWFANSKETERYISSAELCEELEAVAHEHYVRSRKVKEYPMLICMNEASRFDSTRQFRSIGKEKSDRDDRSHVVALPPVKRLSYDFASVCRKRYSPERDFVLGKVGQEQLAALLHEVAMSFPYRNDLDAEREEPESRVSLYGCLYNVEGITDGAYHYNCAAHALQSVRHGDHRLWLQYAMSLGNVNLIQVPMCFHVAGDHDHLITALGYRGYRVQQMEAGMLVQRLLVAATALGWGGHPLLGYDVNAADELYQMAPKGKTSLIQIPVGAYRHRPRLHGSLYS, encoded by the coding sequence ATGAGCCTAGAGGCATTTTTGCACGAATTGCATTTCGTCACAGACAAGGCCAAACCCGTGGAATACGAGGTGGATTGGGAAGACGCGCCGCTGTCCTACAAGCTCTACAGAGGCTTGCCTGCGATTCCGCTCTCCTCTGAAGTACCGCTGACACTAGAGGATCGAGTCGTGCCAGCAAAGCCTGACCTGTACGAGCTGGGGCATTTTCTCTGGTACGTATTTGGGCTTACTCAATTTAGTCAATCCGGAATGGAATTGGACCCGTTGGGGAACGTTTATGGACCGCCGATGCAGTCGTCTCGGCGGTTCGTTCCCTCGGGGGGCGGGCTGTATCCGAGCGAATTGTACGTCTACCTGAAAACGGAGCAGTCTTGCGGCATTTATCATTATGATGTGGCGCACCATCGACTCGTGCTGCTGAGAGAAGGTAATTTTGATTCGTATGTGGCGCGAGCACTTGGCAATCGCTGTGACATTTCCCGTTGCTTTGCTACCGTTTTCGTCTCGACGATGTATTGGAAAAACTACTTTAAATACCACAACTTTGCCTATCGTCTGCAAGGATTGGATGCGGGTGTTGTCATCGGTCAGCTGCTGGAGGTGGCCAAACGGTTTGGCTACGAGGCGGGGGTGTACTTTCAGTTTCTTGATCAGGCGGTCCATCATTTGTTAGGGGTATCTGAACAAGAGGAAGGTGTCTATGCGGTCATTCCTCTGTCGGTAGAACCGGGGATCGAATGGTTTGCGAACAGCAAGGAGACAGAAAGGTATATCTCTTCCGCTGAATTGTGCGAGGAGTTGGAGGCTGTTGCGCACGAGCACTACGTCCGGTCACGCAAGGTAAAAGAGTATCCGATGCTGATATGCATGAACGAAGCGTCCCGATTCGATTCAACCCGGCAGTTCAGGTCGATTGGAAAAGAGAAGAGCGATCGGGATGATCGGAGCCATGTGGTAGCACTTCCACCCGTCAAAAGGCTGTCGTATGATTTTGCCTCCGTCTGCAGGAAACGGTATTCCCCGGAACGCGATTTCGTATTGGGCAAGGTGGGCCAAGAGCAGCTAGCTGCTTTGTTGCACGAGGTGGCTATGTCTTTTCCTTATCGCAATGATCTTGATGCAGAAAGGGAGGAGCCCGAGTCACGTGTCTCCCTGTATGGATGCTTGTACAATGTGGAAGGCATCACCGATGGTGCCTATCACTACAATTGTGCTGCTCATGCTCTGCAGTCGGTACGTCATGGAGATCATCGGCTCTGGCTGCAGTACGCAATGTCACTTGGCAATGTGAATCTGATTCAAGTACCGATGTGCTTTCATGTGGCTGGAGATCATGATCATCTCATTACGGCCTTGGGGTATAGAGGCTATCGCGTGCAACAGATGGAAGCGGGAATGCTCGTGCAGCGATTGCTTGTGGCAGCCACTGCCTTGGGGTGGGGGGGACATCCATTGCTCGGGTATGATGTGAACGCCGCTGATGAGCTCTACCAGATGGCTCCAAAGGGGAAAACGAGTTTGATACAAATTCCCGTGGGGGCGTATCGTCATCGCCCGCGGTTGCATGGGAGCTTGTATAGCTAG
- a CDS encoding TOMM precursor leader peptide-binding protein, translating to MSAVVMVVGAGQLADLVCKELAGHYVVVRQTEWKTGVPKETDLALVLHDNWQPFVHMEAEKMLQSAGVPWLRGFVSFGEGVIGPLVRPGIPGCSQCGDMRTLMAGHDRKEMWEMHQRLRENGGTPKDVWATQNGLLQMSHLLVAQTQKILRGDPSLAEGHLYLLNLKSLKSSRHFILPDPTCKVCGHFPEDTSEAARISLQPSPKISPYSYRCRSMDDLKKVLNQDYLDYRTGFLNGKIRDLVSPFADVSVNLPLFRGDEPTAGRTHSFAESEMTAILEGLERYCGMSPRGKRTVIRDTFRNLRDQALDPNTVGLHTKEQYEMPRYPFKPFDPDRTMSWVWGYSFLQERPILVPELLAYYSLGYGDGFVFETSNGCALGGSLEEAIFYGILEVVERDSFLMTWYANLALPRLDPYSTHDHELRLMLDRLKAVAGYEIHLFNATMENGIPSVWTLAKNTKEQGLNVICAGGAHPDPIRAVKSSIYEVAAMLLTLNDKFEANREEYVQMFHDSSRVRKMDDHSMLYALPEAEERLQFLLDDQRPLRTFADEFKAWEWNHDLTDDLRVILQKFKQLNVDVVVVDQTTPEILRNGLHCVKVLIPGMLPMTFGHHLTRVTGLDRVLRVPMELGYVTKPLTSEELNPHPHPFP from the coding sequence TTGAGCGCGGTAGTGATGGTGGTGGGCGCTGGGCAGTTGGCTGATCTTGTGTGCAAAGAGTTGGCTGGCCACTACGTCGTTGTTCGTCAGACCGAATGGAAGACAGGCGTTCCAAAAGAGACGGATCTGGCTCTCGTCTTGCACGATAACTGGCAGCCTTTTGTTCATATGGAGGCGGAAAAAATGTTGCAGTCAGCCGGTGTCCCTTGGCTGCGGGGCTTCGTTTCTTTTGGCGAAGGAGTAATCGGACCGCTGGTGCGTCCCGGGATACCGGGTTGCTCTCAATGCGGGGATATGCGGACACTCATGGCGGGTCATGACCGAAAAGAAATGTGGGAGATGCATCAAAGGCTACGCGAAAATGGAGGAACGCCGAAGGACGTGTGGGCCACGCAGAACGGGCTTTTGCAAATGTCTCATCTGCTCGTGGCTCAGACGCAGAAGATCTTGCGAGGGGATCCTTCTCTGGCGGAAGGGCATTTGTATTTGCTCAACCTGAAATCGCTAAAAAGCTCTCGGCATTTTATTTTGCCTGATCCGACGTGCAAGGTGTGTGGTCATTTTCCGGAGGACACTTCGGAAGCAGCACGCATTTCGTTGCAGCCTAGTCCGAAGATCAGCCCCTACAGCTATCGCTGCCGTTCCATGGATGATCTGAAAAAAGTGCTGAACCAAGATTATCTGGACTACAGGACAGGCTTTTTAAATGGAAAAATACGAGACCTCGTGTCCCCTTTTGCGGATGTGAGCGTGAATCTGCCGTTGTTTCGGGGAGACGAACCTACAGCGGGACGGACGCATTCGTTTGCAGAGAGTGAAATGACTGCGATATTAGAGGGCCTGGAGAGGTATTGTGGCATGTCACCTCGTGGGAAGCGGACGGTGATTCGTGATACCTTTCGCAACCTCAGGGATCAAGCATTGGATCCCAACACAGTCGGACTGCACACAAAGGAACAGTATGAGATGCCTCGTTATCCATTCAAACCATTTGATCCAGACCGCACCATGAGCTGGGTATGGGGGTATTCGTTTTTGCAGGAACGCCCGATTTTGGTGCCGGAGCTTCTTGCGTATTACAGCCTAGGCTACGGAGATGGATTTGTCTTCGAGACTTCCAACGGATGTGCACTCGGTGGGAGCTTGGAGGAGGCGATTTTCTACGGCATTTTGGAGGTGGTCGAGCGCGATTCCTTCCTGATGACGTGGTACGCGAATTTAGCTCTCCCACGTCTTGATCCTTATTCCACTCATGACCATGAATTGCGCTTGATGCTCGACCGACTGAAAGCAGTAGCTGGATACGAGATTCATTTGTTTAATGCGACGATGGAAAACGGGATTCCGAGTGTGTGGACGCTGGCGAAGAATACGAAAGAACAGGGGCTCAATGTGATTTGCGCGGGTGGAGCACATCCTGACCCGATACGAGCAGTGAAAAGCTCGATCTACGAGGTGGCGGCGATGCTGCTGACACTAAACGATAAATTTGAGGCAAATCGGGAAGAGTACGTGCAAATGTTCCATGATTCGTCTCGAGTACGGAAGATGGATGACCACTCCATGTTGTACGCTCTGCCCGAAGCGGAGGAACGTCTACAATTTCTCCTCGATGATCAGCGGCCATTGCGTACATTCGCAGATGAATTCAAAGCTTGGGAGTGGAATCACGATTTAACGGATGACCTCAGGGTGATTCTTCAGAAATTTAAGCAATTGAATGTAGATGTCGTTGTGGTAGATCAGACGACGCCTGAAATCTTGCGGAACGGACTGCATTGCGTAAAAGTGCTCATTCCAGGGATGCTGCCCATGACGTTTGGACACCATCTGACTCGTGTGACCGGACTGGATCGGGTATTGCGAGTGCCGATGGAATTAGGGTATGTGACAAAGCCATTAACATCTGAAGAGCTCAATCCACACCCGCATCCGTTTCCATAA
- a CDS encoding putative thiazole-containing bacteriocin maturation protein, protein MTNLASSMRLKVKRDTFFLPDPEGSVYFRNNVGSFRMEGSMIDQWVEQLLPMFNGEHTLEELTDGLPDEYRDQVFDIARSLYQNGFVQDVSQDRPHHLPEKVLDQYGPQIEFLSNLADSGAYRFMGYRQSKVVAVGSGSFFVSLVASLLDSGLPKFHMLITDAAPTNRQRIEELAAHARKMDPEVAIEELAMPQKNGSFWREAVQPFDAILYVSQTGDIEELRLLQTICKEEGKMLLPAVMLEQVGLAGPLVDPNSEGCWESAWRRIHQTALGKEQQVQPFSATAAAMLANVVVFEWFKAVAAVTESELRNRIFLLNGETLEGSWHSFTPHPFVTGQTQGKWIEDFEQQLDLTATKQEASGLISYFSTLTSATTGIFHRLDEEDLIQLPLAQCLIQVPDPLSEGPAKLLPEMVCSGLTHEEARKEAGLAGIESYVARMAGGVGVGAGETVAEGICRALQQCLSEELSKQLQDEEPTVIPIVLSQVEDQRCQYYVQALTAMQEAPKVGLGANVLGFPVVWVGTNECWYGSVGLNVTLALRKSLQRALLQKQNQTEYFTPQVEKAFTVQVQENEPQSLVISAFEEEGHPELLESSLQVLKQNGMRLVLCDLALESFLKEELAGVFGALLREEESR, encoded by the coding sequence ATGACAAATTTGGCCTCTTCTATGCGTCTGAAGGTAAAAAGGGACACGTTTTTTCTCCCTGACCCGGAGGGCAGCGTGTATTTCCGGAACAACGTAGGCTCGTTTCGTATGGAAGGAAGCATGATCGATCAGTGGGTAGAACAGCTGTTGCCCATGTTTAATGGGGAGCACACGCTGGAAGAGCTGACAGATGGATTACCGGACGAATACCGTGATCAGGTGTTTGACATTGCACGGAGCTTATACCAAAACGGGTTTGTCCAAGATGTAAGCCAAGACCGGCCCCATCATTTGCCGGAGAAGGTTCTCGACCAGTATGGCCCGCAAATCGAATTTCTGAGTAATTTGGCTGATTCGGGTGCGTACCGTTTTATGGGCTATCGACAGTCAAAAGTAGTAGCAGTAGGGTCTGGCTCATTCTTTGTCTCATTGGTAGCGTCGCTGTTGGACTCTGGCTTACCCAAGTTCCACATGCTGATCACAGATGCTGCGCCAACGAATCGACAGCGGATAGAGGAGCTTGCTGCACATGCTCGGAAAATGGACCCGGAAGTGGCGATCGAGGAGCTGGCGATGCCACAGAAGAACGGTAGCTTTTGGCGGGAGGCAGTGCAGCCATTTGATGCCATTCTGTACGTGTCACAGACGGGGGATATCGAAGAATTACGATTGCTTCAAACGATTTGCAAAGAGGAAGGCAAGATGTTACTACCTGCTGTCATGCTGGAACAGGTAGGTCTTGCAGGGCCACTAGTCGATCCGAACTCCGAGGGATGTTGGGAGTCGGCATGGAGGCGGATCCACCAAACTGCGTTAGGAAAGGAACAGCAAGTCCAGCCCTTCTCTGCAACAGCAGCAGCGATGCTGGCGAATGTAGTCGTTTTTGAATGGTTCAAAGCCGTTGCGGCCGTGACCGAGTCGGAATTGCGAAACCGGATCTTCCTGCTTAATGGGGAGACGTTGGAGGGGAGCTGGCATTCCTTTACACCGCATCCGTTCGTGACAGGGCAAACGCAAGGGAAATGGATAGAGGATTTTGAACAGCAGTTGGATTTGACTGCAACAAAACAGGAGGCAAGCGGGCTGATCTCTTACTTCAGCACGCTGACATCGGCCACAACAGGAATTTTTCATCGGTTGGATGAGGAGGACTTGATTCAGCTTCCGTTGGCCCAATGCTTGATTCAGGTACCTGACCCGTTGTCGGAGGGACCGGCAAAGCTATTGCCCGAGATGGTCTGCTCAGGTCTGACCCATGAGGAGGCGCGAAAAGAAGCAGGGCTGGCTGGTATCGAGTCGTACGTTGCGCGCATGGCGGGGGGAGTCGGTGTCGGAGCGGGTGAAACAGTAGCGGAGGGTATTTGCCGGGCATTGCAACAGTGCTTGTCAGAGGAGCTGAGCAAACAACTACAGGACGAAGAGCCTACGGTTATTCCGATTGTGCTGAGTCAGGTAGAGGATCAGCGTTGTCAATATTATGTGCAAGCTTTGACTGCTATGCAAGAGGCTCCAAAGGTTGGTCTGGGAGCAAACGTGCTCGGATTTCCCGTTGTCTGGGTCGGGACGAATGAATGCTGGTATGGAAGTGTTGGCTTGAACGTCACCTTGGCATTGCGTAAATCGCTGCAACGGGCCCTCTTGCAGAAGCAAAATCAAACAGAATACTTCACTCCGCAGGTCGAGAAGGCTTTTACGGTACAGGTGCAAGAAAATGAGCCGCAAAGCCTAGTCATTTCGGCGTTTGAAGAGGAGGGACACCCAGAGCTTTTGGAGTCTTCCTTGCAGGTTTTAAAACAGAATGGCATGCGGCTCGTCTTATGCGATTTGGCGCTGGAGTCCTTTTTGAAAGAGGAGCTGGCAGGGGTGTTTGGTGCATTGCTGCGAGAGGAGGAATCTCGTTGA
- a CDS encoding heterocycloanthracin/sonorensin family bacteriocin produces MGIRVRDVCTRSLMLEVENMDDFKNELKKLKVDKVRGGEVKPWESANQNDAVMVRGRCGGRCGGGRCHNCSCSCSCSCSCSCSCSCSCSCSCSCSCSCSCSCSCFFSCFFICFV; encoded by the coding sequence ATGGGTATTCGCGTACGTGACGTATGTACCCGTTCGTTGATGCTGGAGGTAGAAAACATGGATGATTTCAAAAATGAGCTCAAAAAGTTAAAGGTGGATAAAGTAAGAGGGGGAGAAGTAAAGCCTTGGGAAAGTGCTAACCAAAATGATGCGGTGATGGTCCGCGGAAGATGTGGCGGTCGCTGTGGTGGAGGCAGGTGCCACAACTGCTCGTGCAGCTGTTCCTGCAGTTGTAGTTGTAGTTGTAGTTGCAGTTGCAGTTGTAGTTGTAGTTGTAGTTGCAGTTGTAGTTGCAGTTGTTCTTGCAGCTGCTTCTTCTCTTGCTTCTTCATTTGCTTTGTCTAG
- a CDS encoding NAD(P)/FAD-dependent oxidoreductase, protein MGEIRKMAVAPAIQAGGSLFTPEQLSIIGAVTGPDAKIEMTSFKQLYLEVPAERYEAIKEEFERGGLEVYPTGFATKSLIACQFCKGAEEAGLETARRINQAIAGIETPTPIKIGYAGCALGTSEPLLKDIGIVKMRETFDIYVGGEPKGLKASLAKLLVSGLQEEALIPILTKIINHYKQHAKGKEKFSKFVDRMSLERLKKLAS, encoded by the coding sequence ATGGGAGAGATACGAAAAATGGCCGTTGCTCCAGCGATTCAGGCCGGGGGAAGTCTCTTTACACCTGAGCAGCTTTCAATCATCGGTGCGGTGACAGGTCCAGATGCCAAAATAGAAATGACGTCCTTCAAGCAGCTGTATCTGGAAGTACCGGCTGAACGATATGAGGCAATCAAAGAAGAATTCGAACGTGGTGGACTTGAAGTGTATCCGACGGGTTTTGCGACGAAAAGCCTGATCGCTTGTCAATTTTGCAAAGGAGCGGAAGAGGCAGGACTAGAAACCGCTCGCAGGATCAATCAGGCGATCGCAGGGATTGAGACACCGACCCCAATCAAAATCGGGTATGCGGGGTGTGCTCTGGGCACGAGCGAGCCTTTGTTAAAAGATATCGGGATCGTCAAAATGCGAGAAACCTTTGACATCTACGTGGGTGGAGAACCCAAAGGTCTGAAAGCATCCTTGGCGAAACTGCTTGTATCAGGATTGCAGGAGGAAGCGCTGATACCGATCTTGACCAAGATCATCAATCATTACAAGCAGCATGCGAAAGGGAAAGAAAAATTCAGCAAGTTCGTTGATCGTATGAGTCTGGAGCGATTGAAGAAGCTGGCCAGCTAA